A stretch of DNA from Carya illinoinensis cultivar Pawnee chromosome 12, C.illinoinensisPawnee_v1, whole genome shotgun sequence:
TGGCTATACTTGCAGATATCAATGCAGGGTATATTGGACATAATAATCAAATCAATGCAAATATTATcctgatttgattttcataattatctcCAACAGAGTGTGGTCAGTACCTTTTGATAATTTACAGGATtagatattttagtttttttttttattcgtgTTCCTTGTGATGGATGTCACTTTTTATGCATATCTGCTCTTAACTTTTAGGCAGTGTTTACACCCTCGGTGATGTTCTAGGAGGGAAGCCTTTGATGGCTATGTCAGAAGGTTGAAAAGATGATGGTAAGCAAGGTATAGAAGGCCATTTCTCCAGGATATAGCTTGTCATATATGGAACATCCTAATGATGATAGCGTTTCGACCCTTTCAATCATAAAAGTCTTAATGATATAGCTTGTCATAGTGTGTTTGTCATGTAAAAGTTTGAATCCATCCCAACCTGATACATATCCAGATTGACAAAATCTTTGAAAGAAGTATATTGAATGGAAATAAGATAGATTCTCCAagctaaaaaattattaatgaagCAGCCAGAGAACGCCAACCATGAATTGTTGCTGAGCTTTATAGTACATacaacagatttttttttttataaaagaaattggaatacataattaaaaaaatacactccCAAATGTATATCCAAGCAAATTCAAAATGTATACACATGAGATCACCTGTTTAAAACCGAACTCTTCAAATTCAGATACCTAACATCCAAAATCCCCACATGGCAGCAAAACCCAAAGCCTTATTATCACGATTCACGAGAGCTCTCAATATTCTTCCAATCAACAGCTGTATGGCACATATCAGCAACATGATCAAACAATTATTACAAGTTACCTCTTTCTTTCTCATGAATAAACAATAGTCTAAGCAAGGGTATCATGGATTGGTGTGAACAAATAAGCTGCTGGCACAGAGATCAACCAAGCACCTCAGGATCAATTCATGAGTGACTTTCAGCCTTTTTCCTTCCAAACAAAAGAAGCCTTCTAAACCCTTTGTTAGGTTTAGTTGAGTTCTCATCACTGCCCCATTTCTTCCTATAATGGACTGTCCCTGACACTGCGTCATCATTTGCGGGTGGAGTCGAAATTTCTATCTCAGAAATTCCAGGCGAGAGTggaaaattttcatttgttgCTTCATTTGCTTCAAGATTCTCAGCAGAAGCAATCGAACCTTTGTTAAGTGACACTGGCATAGGCTGTACAGAAATATCAGGAATATGGTCGCAGGGACCTTCAGAAAGTGTTTTTTCTTCAATATGAACAGAAAATGCTTTAGATAATCCATCAACATTACTTTCTAGCTGATCCAACTGCGGAATATGATCTGTAGGCACAGACGAGGCCACATTGAGTGAATTTCCACTGCAAATTCCATCACCCAAGCTATCCAAATGTGAAATCGAATTTTCACCATTCTTCTCAGTTGAAGATGTACCGTGCAGCTCCTTAACATCTTTCAGATGAAGGGCATCATTAGCTGGAGTTATCTGTGCAGCTGATGACTTCACTGGCAATTCTGCAGTGGAATTCATGCAATCCTTTGCTTGGGCATCAGAGTAGGAAGAAAGCGCCTGAATTGAATTCTTTGGGACCTCCATCTCCTCTGAAGGTTTGACTTTGTTTGGACTTGCTTTCTTATTCTGTACACCAGCAGTCTTCTTTGTGAAGGTGTTGGCACCTGCACCAGTTGGCTTCAAGGTTGATTTTTTGGGTGGCTCCAATTTTGATTGAGTCGATGAGACCTGTATCCGTGCAGTTGCAAGGCGATCTATGGTGGAATTCCTAAGAACTGGCTTTTGTAGTTTCTTGGCCTCTTGGTTTGAGGTCTGGACTTTGGGCTTCTCAGTCTTCGTGGAAGCCATGGCAGTCTTATTTACAATAGCTGTACTTTTGGTTATTGCAGCTCTAGATCCGCTAGAAGCACTTCTTTCAGCTATTCTCTTCTGGCGTTGAAGCAGCAACTCCtccattctctttcttttttcttcttcctattGGATGAGAGCCAAAAGAGAGATTAAAATCAGTAGAAATAAAACAGGGAAAGAAGTTAAACGATAACCATAGTGACTAATTGCCTAAAAACTCCCAAGAAATTGGAATATTCTCAGGAATTCAAAGAACATATTCGTGTTGCAGTGGGACAAAACATACAATCAAGCCATAGCCAAAATGACTGGAAGAGAGATAGGAAAAACATGATTACCATTTCATGATATTTGATAAAGATTATCTCCTAGCTTTAACAAAATTTCAACATGAAATTAGATTACTCTAAATGATAAGAAAAACATAATGGACTTGTGCTTCCATGTCAAACATTATAAACAGCTCCAAGTTTTGTTGGAAATTTATATGCTCCCTCACATCCGCTTCCCTTGTGAGAGCGTTCGTGTCTCATACCAATGAGTCACTTCACTTCCTTATAgtagaaagaatgaaagatggAAGTAAAGGCTTGAAAGTTCccattttttcagaaacagGATGGGGATCTGAACCCAGATCTCATCCTCGAGATATCAAGATTAGTATCGCTTTAGTAAAGGTCATTCACTCCAATTTAgacctcgtttgttttcacagaactcccatctcatctcattttaatcattacaaccttttcaaatttccatacaaaataaaataaacaattcaactttttcaaatcccaatacaaaaataatatattttaataatattttattcaacttatctcatctctgaaaacaaacgaggcctagCCTTTCAATTCCAAGCTTGAAAGTTATTataaacaaaggaaaccataaTATTCATCAATTGAACcaaaatgtttttcaaatacCTTTTCAAATTTGCTCTTTGGAACTGATGATTGGCTTCCAGAAGATGGTTTCTTGCTCCCCGATATAATGTTAGGATTTCTTTTACCAAGGGATCCATTTAAAAGTTTAGATTTTCCTTTGCTCTCAGGAGACGCATCAGGTTTACCTTTTGTACCCTTACCATTAGAAGGCAGCTTATCATCAACACAGCCCGCTGTTTCACTGTCAGAATGCCTTTTATTGACTGCAgttgataaaatgttattttcataATCCATTTCTGGTGTCCAAGATGCCAGAGCATGCTCCACAGTTGAATCGCGATCAAGCACCATGTAAAGGTCGTCTGGCTCATGAGTGGCAATGGCTTCAGGCCTATTGTGTGAAATTTCAGGTGTCCCATTTTCACATTGAGTAGCTCCAACGATGTCTGCAACAATGCTTATGTCAGTCCTTAACTGTGAATGAAATTCATTATCTAATGATCGAGCTTGAACCATGAATGAGTCATCAGCTAAAACAtctttattgtttttttcaGCATCAAAATGGTCAGCAGCTACCAGCGAATTGTAAACGCCACCAAACATGCTGAGATCTTTGCTTTCATCCCGATTTGATGATTTATCTGGTTGGCTGGTTATGAACCAGTCTCCTTCTTTTTGACATTTGATTATGGAAGATTCAGAAACACAATCAGATTGAATAGCATGGGAATGATTCCCTGACACTTTAATTCTCGGTAAAAACAACAACTCTTCAGTTGTGCTATCTGCTTTCCTAATAGCTGGATGAACATTTTCATCAACTTCAAAGTTTCCAAGGTGAGTTTTCTCCTCCATACCCATATTTCTCTCTGTTACAACAAAGGAATCACTTGTTACCATTTCTTGCTGTGTAGCTTTCTCTTGTTCCAGGTTAAAGGCCCTTCCCTCTTCAGTGTACTTAGTCATAAAATAGTCCTCCTGAACCTCTACAGAGTTTGGCTCTGTAATTGTCTCA
This window harbors:
- the LOC122289662 gene encoding COP1-interacting protein 7-like encodes the protein MDSATLLDHVLFQLTPTRTRCDLVIFAGGQSEKLASGLLEPFVLHLKCAKDQISRGGYSITLRPSGSYAYWFTKATLQRFVRFVSTPEVLERFVTVEREIVQIENSIQSSESIEADGNGSVADGNSKRSITFSGSKGESNGKGDGVTEENSKIRLQRALETRKAMLRKEQAMAYARALVAGFDLNYIDHLISFADAFGASRLREACINFIDLCKKKNEDMLWVDEIAAMQASSHSELPYLGTSGIILAGEDPDDNQNLMINVHPNSLSVGKQNGSVDASVSDSTASHGSLDVSQDNGLPASAQIPSTNGRAQVPISWLNHLPQYMHNFQGPVFQQMPPYPNYVFPGMQPPPSYYPGNMQWASNVEDSGLGLDQEINNHRSHKSAYRNKKKPPHGKAVETSEQDALTEPSDSCSESESDDDLDHGRKTSSKEQPCKKHGKKSSRKVVIRNINYITSMRDGEKGTISEGNSSDEDAVINGDSLKQQVEEAVETLERRHKSASRHHKKQVGVKLPGIVDSSNDSTDLKTKNGVTNTSKGQKRNDNWDAFQNLLMRDETITEPNSVEVQEDYFMTKYTEEGRAFNLEQEKATQQEMVTSDSFVVTERNMGMEEKTHLGNFEVDENVHPAIRKADSTTEELLFLPRIKVSGNHSHAIQSDCVSESSIIKCQKEGDWFITSQPDKSSNRDESKDLSMFGGVYNSLVAADHFDAEKNNKDVLADDSFMVQARSLDNEFHSQLRTDISIVADIVGATQCENGTPEISHNRPEAIATHEPDDLYMVLDRDSTVEHALASWTPEMDYENNILSTAVNKRHSDSETAGCVDDKLPSNGKGTKGKPDASPESKGKSKLLNGSLGKRNPNIISGSKKPSSGSQSSVPKSKFEKEEEKRKRMEELLLQRQKRIAERSASSGSRAAITKSTAIVNKTAMASTKTEKPKVQTSNQEAKKLQKPVLRNSTIDRLATARIQVSSTQSKLEPPKKSTLKPTGAGANTFTKKTAGVQNKKASPNKVKPSEEMEVPKNSIQALSSYSDAQAKDCMNSTAELPVKSSAAQITPANDALHLKDVKELHGTSSTEKNGENSISHLDSLGDGICSGNSLNVASSVPTDHIPQLDQLESNVDGLSKAFSVHIEEKTLSEGPCDHIPDISVQPMPVSLNKGSIASAENLEANEATNENFPLSPGISEIEISTPPANDDAVSGTVHYRKKWGSDENSTKPNKGFRRLLLFGRKKAESHS